In Bacillus sp. SB49, a single window of DNA contains:
- the hflX gene encoding GTPase HflX, with protein MKETAILVARKDPRADEERFQSSLQELQSLTETAGGEVCKIITQSRDRVHPATYLGQGKLEEIKLEAEAAEAELIIFNDELSPGQLRNISDRVERRVIDRSQLILDIFAGRARTKEGKLQVELAQLQYLLPRLAGQGTALSRLGGGIGTRGPGETKLETDRRHIQRRIDDIKVRLDTVVRQREQYRKRRKENRAYQIAIVGYTNAGKSTFFNRVTESQSFEEDLLFATLDPLTRQLNLPSGFRVLLSDTVGFIQDLPTTLIAAFRSTLEEVTEADFVLHMVDASHPDHIQQEKTVRKLLEELGASRLPMVTVYNKKDLLTGDFIPPSHPSLTVSVHDPIDLKRVLHKVEDTWKEDWVEYDVFIPASDGKRLQRFRSSSIVTSMLFKEDQEGYALHGFIDPDHPLKHQIL; from the coding sequence ATGAAAGAGACAGCGATTTTAGTTGCAAGAAAAGACCCGCGGGCGGACGAAGAACGGTTTCAGTCTTCCCTTCAGGAGCTTCAATCTCTGACCGAGACGGCAGGTGGAGAAGTCTGTAAAATCATCACCCAGAGCAGGGACCGGGTTCACCCGGCTACTTATCTGGGGCAAGGGAAATTGGAAGAAATTAAGCTGGAGGCAGAAGCTGCCGAAGCGGAGTTAATTATATTCAATGATGAACTTTCACCTGGTCAGTTAAGGAACATATCCGATCGGGTGGAGCGTCGTGTTATTGACCGCAGCCAGCTCATTCTGGACATTTTCGCCGGGCGTGCCCGAACGAAGGAAGGGAAGTTGCAGGTGGAACTCGCTCAGTTGCAATATCTGCTTCCGAGGCTCGCTGGTCAAGGTACGGCTCTGTCCCGTCTCGGTGGAGGGATCGGGACGCGTGGGCCGGGAGAAACGAAGTTGGAAACGGATCGGCGCCATATCCAACGCCGGATTGACGACATTAAAGTCAGGCTTGACACAGTCGTACGACAACGGGAGCAGTACCGCAAACGCCGCAAGGAAAATCGTGCCTATCAAATTGCGATTGTCGGATACACCAATGCGGGGAAGTCCACTTTCTTCAATAGAGTGACAGAAAGCCAGTCGTTTGAAGAAGATCTACTGTTTGCGACGCTCGATCCGCTGACGAGGCAGTTGAACCTCCCATCCGGTTTCCGTGTGCTTTTATCGGATACAGTCGGGTTCATTCAGGATCTGCCAACAACGCTCATTGCAGCCTTCCGTTCCACCTTGGAAGAGGTGACAGAGGCGGATTTCGTTCTGCACATGGTAGATGCCTCTCATCCTGATCATATCCAGCAGGAAAAAACGGTTAGAAAGCTGTTGGAAGAACTGGGGGCTTCCCGGCTGCCGATGGTCACCGTATATAATAAAAAAGATCTCCTTACTGGAGACTTCATTCCGCCGAGCCACCCTTCCTTGACGGTCAGTGTCCACGACCCGATCGATTTGAAGCGTGTGCTTCATAAAGTGGAAGATACATGGAAGGAAGACTGGGTGGAATATGATGTGTTTATACCCGCTTCAGATGGAAAACGTCTGCAGCGATTCCGCTCTTCCAGTATCGTTACATCCATGCTGTTCAAGGAAGATCAGGAAGGGTATGCGCTCCACGGCTTCATTGATCCGGATCATCCTTTAAAACATCAGATATTATAA
- a CDS encoding helix-turn-helix domain-containing protein, which yields MVHERIRSLRKERRLTQSMLAEKVGVSPQVVSNWERNYTSPDLDDLTKIANALHTTADYLLGLSDEQEDEMREIKQLLETKGYNKPVFFDKSAWFGIQPDDIKQIDNYFRFLLQQKNIS from the coding sequence TTGGTCCATGAAAGGATTCGTTCGCTTAGAAAGGAAAGACGATTAACGCAGTCGATGCTTGCTGAAAAAGTCGGTGTATCCCCACAAGTCGTATCAAATTGGGAACGCAATTATACTTCTCCTGATCTGGATGATCTGACGAAGATCGCAAACGCTCTTCATACTACCGCTGATTACCTGCTTGGCTTAAGTGATGAGCAGGAAGATGAAATGCGTGAGATCAAGCAGCTGCTCGAAACGAAAGGTTATAACAAACCCGTTTTCTTTGATAAGAGCGCCTGGTTCGGTATTCAACCGGATGATATTAAACAGATTGATAATTATTTCCGGTTCCTTCTCCAACAAAAAAATATATCCTAA
- the mutS gene encoding DNA mismatch repair protein MutS, whose translation MAQYTPMMQQYLKIKADQQDAFLFFRLGDFYEMFFEDAIQASKELEITLTSRDGGSSDRIPMCGVPYHSAENYIKQLVEKGYKVAICEQVEDPKAAKGVVKREVVQLITPGTVMEGSMLEEKENNYVAALSSFDDGSYVVSYNDLTTGENSAALVTGGFDAALSELYNRPVKEVVVASDFDAAHQSVLSDRLGYTVSHQDDASISPPFRQLVEGVREEKLIFGFGRLLNYIQHTQKRALDHLQPLQIIELKQYMTLDMYSKRNLELLETIRKQGKAGSLLSVVDKTITSMGARMLKKWMERPLLSADAIADRHDQVEGFLDQFIERETLRDELTNVYDLERLAGRVAYGNVNARDLIQLRNSLQKIPDILSTLSRFTHGSIHRLYEKIDPLKDLRHLLEESIAEDPPIAVKEGGIIRSGFHEQLDAYRDASKNGKQWIAELEQRERKESGIKSLKIGYNRVFGYYIEVTKANLKFLPEGKYERKQTLTNAERFITPELKEKETMILEAQEKSVELEYELFLKIRDEVKFYVQKLQQLAEQISRIDVLQGFAQVAESSQYVRPTYRQERIVDIREGRHPVVEQVMKDSTFVPNDIYMDEETDVLLITGPNMSGKSTYMRQLALTAIMGQMGCFVPCSSAVMPIFDQIFTRIGAADDLVSGHSTFMVEMLEANHAISHATENSMILLDEIGRGTSTYDGMALAQAIVEYIHHDIKAKTLFSTHYHELTSLENPLKRLKNVHVRAEEYEGNVIFLHQIKEGPADESYGIHVAKLANLPEPLIGRATELLHQLENGSHTEEPSSVEAAASLEEEQQLSLFVEETKQKEEKKKSSSVIEKRLKALDLMEMTPMEAMNELYSLQKELKK comes from the coding sequence ATGGCACAATACACACCAATGATGCAGCAATATTTGAAGATCAAGGCAGATCAGCAGGATGCTTTTCTGTTTTTTCGTTTAGGAGATTTTTATGAAATGTTCTTTGAGGATGCCATTCAGGCATCGAAGGAACTCGAGATAACGCTTACGAGCAGGGATGGAGGGTCCAGCGACCGGATTCCGATGTGCGGAGTTCCTTATCATTCTGCTGAAAATTACATAAAACAGCTTGTTGAGAAAGGGTACAAGGTGGCCATCTGTGAGCAGGTGGAAGATCCGAAAGCCGCTAAAGGCGTCGTCAAACGGGAAGTCGTTCAATTGATCACTCCCGGGACGGTCATGGAAGGGAGTATGCTGGAAGAGAAGGAAAATAACTATGTAGCTGCTCTAAGTTCATTTGATGACGGATCTTATGTCGTCAGTTACAACGATTTGACGACCGGTGAGAACAGCGCTGCACTCGTTACGGGTGGTTTCGATGCCGCACTAAGTGAGTTATACAACCGTCCCGTTAAAGAAGTGGTCGTAGCTTCCGACTTTGATGCCGCCCACCAGTCTGTACTCTCCGACCGCTTAGGGTATACGGTATCCCATCAGGACGATGCATCGATCAGTCCGCCGTTTCGACAGCTGGTAGAAGGTGTAAGGGAAGAAAAATTAATATTTGGATTCGGACGTCTTTTGAATTATATCCAGCATACCCAGAAGCGGGCGCTGGATCACCTTCAGCCTCTTCAAATCATCGAATTGAAACAATACATGACGCTTGATATGTATTCGAAGCGGAACCTGGAACTTTTGGAAACGATCCGCAAACAAGGGAAAGCAGGAAGCCTCCTTTCCGTGGTGGATAAGACGATTACTTCCATGGGTGCGAGAATGTTAAAGAAGTGGATGGAACGTCCGCTTCTGTCTGCTGACGCCATTGCGGACCGCCATGATCAGGTGGAGGGTTTCCTTGATCAGTTTATTGAGAGAGAAACACTTCGCGACGAATTAACAAACGTGTACGATCTGGAGCGTCTTGCAGGAAGAGTTGCTTATGGGAACGTCAACGCAAGAGATTTGATTCAACTCCGTAACTCCTTGCAGAAAATTCCGGATATTTTATCAACATTGTCCCGTTTTACACACGGTTCCATCCATAGGCTTTATGAAAAGATTGATCCACTTAAAGACCTCCGTCATCTTCTTGAAGAAAGCATCGCAGAAGATCCTCCCATCGCAGTGAAGGAGGGAGGGATCATCCGGTCCGGTTTCCATGAACAGCTGGATGCCTACCGGGATGCTTCCAAAAATGGTAAGCAGTGGATTGCAGAGCTGGAGCAGAGAGAGAGGAAGGAGAGCGGGATCAAGTCGCTTAAGATCGGTTATAACCGGGTGTTCGGGTACTATATTGAAGTGACAAAAGCGAACCTTAAGTTTCTTCCTGAAGGGAAATATGAACGGAAACAGACATTGACAAATGCAGAACGATTCATTACTCCTGAGCTGAAAGAGAAAGAAACAATGATACTTGAAGCCCAGGAGAAGAGTGTGGAACTCGAGTATGAACTGTTCCTCAAAATAAGAGACGAAGTGAAGTTTTACGTCCAGAAGCTTCAGCAACTCGCTGAACAAATCAGCAGAATCGATGTTCTTCAGGGCTTTGCACAGGTAGCTGAATCCTCTCAATACGTACGACCGACATATCGACAAGAACGAATCGTCGACATTAGAGAGGGGCGCCATCCGGTGGTGGAACAGGTGATGAAGGACAGCACCTTTGTTCCGAACGATATTTATATGGACGAAGAAACGGATGTCCTGTTGATCACAGGTCCTAACATGTCCGGTAAAAGTACGTATATGCGTCAGCTTGCTTTAACGGCTATCATGGGCCAGATGGGGTGTTTCGTCCCTTGTTCATCAGCAGTGATGCCGATTTTTGATCAAATATTCACAAGAATCGGTGCGGCGGACGACCTTGTTTCCGGTCATAGTACGTTCATGGTGGAAATGCTGGAAGCGAATCATGCCATCAGTCATGCCACGGAAAACAGCATGATTCTGCTTGATGAAATAGGAAGAGGGACGAGCACCTACGACGGAATGGCTCTTGCTCAGGCAATCGTTGAATATATCCACCATGATATTAAAGCGAAGACGCTGTTTTCTACGCATTATCATGAGCTTACATCACTTGAGAATCCACTGAAGCGGCTGAAGAATGTACACGTTCGTGCAGAGGAATATGAGGGAAATGTTATTTTCCTTCACCAGATAAAAGAAGGACCGGCGGATGAAAGTTATGGTATCCACGTAGCGAAGCTCGCAAACCTACCGGAGCCTTTGATCGGCCGGGCGACAGAACTGCTGCACCAGCTGGAGAACGGCAGTCATACGGAAGAGCCTTCGTCTGTAGAAGCAGCTGCCAGTCTGGAGGAGGAACAACAACTCAGTCTATTTGTTGAGGAGACAAAACAGAAGGAAGAGAAGAAGAAGTCTTCCTCCGTGATAGAAAAACGGCTGAAAGCTCTTGATTTAATGGAAATGACGCCGATGGAGGCCATGAACGAATTATACAGCCTTCAGAAAGAACTGAAGAAGTAA
- the mutL gene encoding DNA mismatch repair endonuclease MutL has protein sequence MARIRLMPDHLANKIAAGEVVERPASVVKELIENSIDAGASWIKVELLEAGLERIRITDDGSGMEEEDCERAFLRHATSKIKDENDLFHVRTLGFRGEALASIAAVSRLTVQTSTGDAAGTKLTLEGGKLLSKTKSDARKGTDITVDELFYNTPARLKYMKTIHTELGHVTDILNRVALAHPEVQILCVHNEKQIFKTNGRGDLLQVVANIYGMNVARKMVPIEAENADFKITGFIAKPEVYRASRNYMSTIINGRFIRSIPLNKAVLQGYHTLLPIGKSPIVVLNIDMDPILVDVNVHPSKLEVRFSKEKELFGLLEDTIRQAFRKQTLIPEVEEKKEKPEKLKSTQTSMELYETKKEEAHKHQEETIGQLIEADAPVERRVDNYTARQDVLLKEMEEPFGKEERTVPSVDLTRMKEEESQPKKRVPTMYPIGQLHGTYILAQNEEGMYIVDQHAAQERIKYEFFRDKLAEVEHEVQELLVPMTFDFSRQESLRLEEHKEELEKAGLFFESFGETSYIIRSHPIWFPKGFEEEIIDEMIQQLITEERIDILKLREEAAILMSCKRSIKANHYLNQEDMFRLLEDLRNSTDPFTCPHGRPIIVFFSEYEMEKMFKRVM, from the coding sequence ATGGCGCGTATACGCCTTATGCCGGACCATTTAGCCAACAAAATAGCGGCAGGGGAAGTTGTTGAACGGCCCGCCTCTGTTGTAAAGGAGTTAATAGAAAACAGCATTGATGCCGGTGCATCATGGATTAAAGTCGAACTGCTTGAAGCAGGGCTTGAGCGTATTCGGATCACTGATGACGGTTCCGGTATGGAGGAGGAGGACTGTGAGAGGGCATTCCTTCGTCATGCTACGAGTAAGATCAAGGATGAAAATGATCTATTCCATGTCCGTACCCTCGGCTTCCGGGGGGAGGCCCTTGCCAGTATTGCGGCGGTCAGCCGTCTGACGGTACAGACTTCCACCGGCGACGCGGCCGGGACGAAACTGACTCTTGAAGGGGGAAAGCTCCTTTCCAAAACGAAAAGTGATGCCAGAAAAGGGACGGATATCACGGTAGATGAACTTTTTTATAATACGCCTGCAAGGCTGAAGTATATGAAGACGATTCATACGGAACTGGGGCATGTCACAGATATCCTCAACCGGGTGGCTCTCGCTCATCCAGAAGTCCAGATACTCTGCGTCCATAATGAAAAGCAGATTTTTAAAACGAACGGCCGGGGAGACCTCCTTCAGGTGGTTGCCAACATTTACGGGATGAACGTTGCAAGGAAAATGGTACCAATCGAAGCGGAAAATGCAGACTTTAAAATCACCGGCTTTATTGCTAAACCGGAAGTTTACCGCGCATCCAGAAACTATATGTCTACAATCATCAACGGTCGTTTTATCAGAAGCATACCCTTGAATAAAGCAGTCCTTCAAGGCTATCACACGCTTCTTCCGATTGGTAAAAGCCCTATTGTCGTTTTAAACATCGATATGGATCCGATTCTTGTGGATGTGAACGTACATCCGTCGAAGTTGGAAGTTCGTTTCAGTAAAGAAAAAGAATTGTTCGGCCTGCTTGAGGATACGATCAGGCAGGCGTTTCGAAAGCAGACGCTTATTCCTGAGGTGGAAGAAAAGAAAGAAAAACCGGAGAAATTAAAGTCCACACAGACCTCTATGGAGCTTTATGAAACGAAAAAAGAGGAAGCGCATAAGCACCAGGAAGAAACAATCGGCCAGCTGATTGAAGCAGACGCACCTGTCGAACGACGGGTGGACAATTATACTGCCCGGCAGGATGTCCTTTTGAAAGAAATGGAAGAGCCGTTCGGCAAAGAAGAACGGACTGTCCCCTCCGTCGATTTAACGAGGATGAAAGAAGAGGAGTCACAGCCGAAGAAAAGGGTGCCGACCATGTATCCGATTGGTCAGCTCCACGGGACATATATATTGGCTCAGAATGAAGAGGGTATGTATATCGTCGATCAGCACGCAGCTCAGGAGCGGATCAAGTATGAATTCTTTCGTGATAAGTTAGCGGAAGTGGAGCATGAAGTACAGGAACTCCTCGTCCCGATGACGTTTGATTTTTCAAGGCAGGAGTCGCTGCGCCTGGAAGAACATAAAGAAGAATTAGAGAAAGCAGGTCTTTTCTTTGAATCATTCGGAGAAACCAGTTACATTATCCGCAGCCATCCAATCTGGTTTCCGAAAGGATTTGAAGAGGAGATCATTGATGAAATGATCCAACAGCTGATCACCGAAGAGAGAATTGATATTCTCAAACTTCGGGAAGAAGCGGCAATACTAATGTCCTGCAAACGATCCATTAAAGCAAATCATTATTTGAACCAGGAAGATATGTTCCGTCTGCTGGAGGATCTTCGTAATTCCACGGATCCATTTACGTGTCCGCACGGCCGGCCGATTATTGTTTTTTTCTCAGAATATGAAATGGAGAAAATGTTTAAACGTGTTATGTGA
- the hfq gene encoding RNA chaperone Hfq, producing the protein MAQTVNIQDNYLNQLRKERMQVTVFLLNGFQLRGVVKAFDNFTVLLETEGKQQLIFKHAISTFAPLKNISLDKE; encoded by the coding sequence ATGGCTCAAACAGTAAATATCCAAGATAACTATTTAAACCAACTAAGAAAAGAACGTATGCAGGTGACCGTCTTTCTGCTCAACGGTTTCCAATTGAGAGGTGTAGTGAAAGCGTTCGATAACTTTACCGTGCTTCTGGAGACGGAAGGGAAGCAGCAGCTTATCTTTAAGCATGCGATTTCCACCTTCGCTCCGCTCAAGAACATTTCATTGGATAAAGAGTAA
- the miaA gene encoding tRNA (adenosine(37)-N6)-dimethylallyltransferase MiaA — translation MKPKVISVVGPTAVGKSNLGVRIAKRFDGEVISGDSMQIYRTMDIGTAKVTKDEMEGIPHHMIDIKGPEESFSVAEFQQRVHGLIHAITNRGKLPVLVGGTGLYIQATLYDFNFAEEKKSPEVMERLEQELEAHGKENMYKRLEEIDPTHAASVHPNNVRRVLRGLELYETTGKTMSEYQQNQASESPFDPFLIGLEMERSRLYQRIDERVDTMIASGLLDEVRTLFEDGLEDSQSMKAIGYKELLPYLKGEGTLEEAVAILKRNSRRYAKRQYTYFKNKMDVSWYEVSPETYEEKFETILADLAGKIR, via the coding sequence TTGAAACCGAAAGTAATATCAGTGGTTGGCCCGACAGCCGTCGGAAAATCGAACCTTGGAGTGCGGATTGCGAAGCGTTTCGACGGAGAGGTGATCAGTGGTGATTCCATGCAGATTTACCGGACGATGGATATCGGTACCGCCAAAGTGACGAAAGACGAGATGGAAGGTATCCCGCACCATATGATTGATATCAAAGGTCCGGAGGAAAGCTTCTCCGTGGCGGAATTCCAGCAGAGAGTCCATGGTTTAATCCATGCCATCACTAATCGTGGAAAGCTTCCTGTGCTCGTAGGTGGGACGGGTCTGTACATACAAGCAACGCTTTATGATTTCAATTTTGCAGAGGAAAAGAAAAGTCCGGAAGTTATGGAACGACTCGAACAGGAGTTGGAGGCTCATGGGAAAGAAAATATGTACAAGCGGTTGGAAGAAATCGATCCAACGCATGCAGCTTCTGTTCATCCGAACAACGTGCGCCGGGTGCTCAGAGGTCTGGAACTCTATGAAACAACAGGGAAGACGATGAGTGAATATCAACAAAACCAGGCATCTGAGTCTCCTTTTGATCCATTCCTCATTGGACTCGAAATGGAAAGGTCCCGTCTTTATCAAAGAATCGATGAACGTGTAGATACCATGATCGCATCAGGGCTTCTTGATGAAGTGCGCACTCTCTTCGAGGACGGGCTGGAAGATTCTCAATCCATGAAAGCCATCGGCTACAAAGAGCTCCTTCCATATCTTAAAGGAGAAGGCACCCTGGAAGAAGCGGTTGCCATTCTGAAGAGAAATTCCAGACGTTACGCTAAACGGCAATACACCTATTTTAAAAACAAAATGGACGTTTCCTGGTATGAAGTATCACCGGAGACGTACGAAGAGAAATTTGAAACAATTTTAGCCGATTTAGCAGGAAAGATCCGATAA
- a CDS encoding methionine gamma-lyase family protein: MNVQEVKQRTEDTIKLQHQAIQSTVEYNQEKVLRAFQELRVSDSHFHPTTGYGYDDFGRDTLEALYAAIFQAEDALVRPQLISGTHAITTALFGVLRPQDELLYISGEPYDTLHEVIGRPDGTDKGSLRDFGIGYKSVPLQADGSFDREGIRAAIHSNTKVVAIQRSKGYEDRPSFLIEEIRSIIEHVRSIKPDVVVFVDNCYGEFVEREEPIQAGADLIAGSLIKNPGGGIARIGGYIAGRKELIEQCSYRLTAPGLGKETGASLNMLQEMYQGIFLAPNVVGEALKGAVFTAKFLAELGFRTNPSFDARRTDLIQSVSFDTADQMIRFCQTIQQASPVNSHVRPEPSPMPGYEDPVIMAAGTFIQGASLELTADGPIRPPYTAFVQGGLTYAHVKIAVQKAVDQLISEGMVKV; the protein is encoded by the coding sequence ATGAATGTACAAGAAGTGAAACAAAGAACAGAAGATACCATTAAACTACAGCACCAAGCCATTCAAAGCACTGTAGAATACAACCAAGAAAAAGTGCTTCGTGCCTTTCAGGAACTTCGCGTCAGCGATTCCCATTTTCATCCGACGACAGGGTATGGATATGATGATTTCGGACGTGACACCCTCGAAGCGCTCTATGCGGCCATTTTTCAAGCAGAAGACGCACTGGTGCGGCCTCAACTCATATCGGGCACCCACGCCATAACGACCGCCTTGTTCGGCGTTCTTCGCCCCCAGGATGAACTGCTTTATATTTCCGGGGAACCATATGATACGCTGCATGAAGTGATTGGCCGTCCGGATGGAACGGATAAAGGTTCGCTCCGTGATTTTGGGATCGGATACAAATCCGTGCCGCTTCAGGCGGATGGTTCTTTTGACAGAGAAGGCATAAGAGCCGCGATCCATTCCAATACAAAAGTAGTCGCTATCCAGCGTTCCAAAGGGTATGAGGACCGGCCCTCTTTCCTAATCGAAGAAATCCGGTCCATCATTGAACACGTGCGAAGCATCAAACCTGATGTCGTTGTATTTGTAGATAATTGCTACGGAGAATTCGTAGAACGGGAAGAACCGATTCAGGCGGGAGCGGATCTGATTGCCGGCTCGTTAATTAAGAATCCCGGCGGTGGTATTGCACGGATCGGCGGGTACATAGCAGGCCGTAAAGAATTGATTGAACAGTGCAGCTATCGATTGACAGCCCCGGGGCTTGGAAAGGAAACGGGAGCAAGCCTGAATATGCTCCAGGAAATGTATCAAGGCATCTTCCTTGCACCGAATGTCGTCGGGGAAGCGTTGAAAGGAGCGGTTTTCACTGCCAAGTTCCTTGCAGAGCTTGGTTTCCGTACAAACCCATCCTTCGATGCCCGTAGGACAGACTTGATCCAATCGGTTAGTTTTGATACAGCCGATCAAATGATACGGTTCTGTCAAACGATTCAACAAGCTTCTCCTGTCAATTCCCATGTCCGTCCGGAACCAAGTCCTATGCCGGGGTATGAAGATCCGGTGATTATGGCTGCCGGAACCTTTATTCAAGGGGCGAGTCTCGAACTTACAGCAGACGGACCGATCCGTCCACCATACACAGCATTTGTTCAAGGAGGACTAACATATGCCCATGTGAAGATTGCTGTGCAAAAGGCTGTGGACCAGCTTATATCTGAAGGCATGGTGAAAGTGTGA
- a CDS encoding MerR family transcriptional regulator produces MSDEIRRSMPLFPMGIVQSLTDLTARQIRYYEQHKLINPARSEGNRRIYSFNDVDRLLEIKDLIDQGVNMAGIKKVLKLEEKPENEAYNEEEVKEVHNELTEKELRRMLQQELFTSGRQGKLGIRQGEMSRFFH; encoded by the coding sequence ATGAGTGATGAAATTCGTCGTTCCATGCCGTTGTTCCCAATGGGGATTGTTCAATCTCTTACTGATCTGACTGCGAGGCAGATCCGGTACTATGAGCAGCATAAGCTGATCAATCCGGCCAGGTCGGAGGGGAATCGCCGCATATACTCCTTTAATGATGTCGACCGGTTGCTTGAAATCAAGGACCTCATCGACCAAGGGGTTAACATGGCGGGGATCAAGAAAGTTCTCAAGCTTGAAGAGAAGCCTGAGAATGAAGCATATAATGAAGAAGAAGTGAAGGAAGTCCATAATGAACTGACTGAGAAAGAGCTTCGTCGTATGCTGCAGCAAGAACTATTCACATCGGGAAGACAAGGCAAGCTAGGAATCAGACAGGGAGAAATGTCCCGGTTCTTTCATTAA
- a CDS encoding AAA family ATPase produces the protein MQPQAKTAKPGTINIVLHESKDRTVPVGKGKRVEKSVPLFHRIDEYFASIIGMEDLKRRVKEIYAQVLIAKKREAEGLKASAQVLHMVFKGNPGTGKTTVARMVAALFNEIDVLEKGHFIEADRSDLVGEYIGHTAQKTKDLIHKALGGVLFIDEAYSLARGGEKDFGKEAIDTLVKCMEDHHDKLIIILAGYPEEMEDFLTINPGLASRFPIQLPFENYQPEELAMIASGMIKDRDYRMTRDAERKLSQHLRLVCRERKRNFSNARYVRNMIEDAIRKQAWRVINGTDYKKETLMTLGASDFCFDASAHFID, from the coding sequence GTGCAACCGCAAGCGAAAACAGCGAAACCCGGCACGATCAATATCGTCCTTCATGAATCAAAAGATAGAACGGTTCCGGTTGGTAAGGGGAAAAGGGTGGAGAAGTCCGTCCCTCTCTTCCATAGAATTGATGAGTATTTCGCCTCTATTATCGGCATGGAAGATCTGAAGCGGAGAGTGAAGGAGATTTATGCCCAGGTGTTGATTGCGAAGAAAAGGGAAGCGGAAGGGTTAAAGGCAAGTGCCCAAGTGCTCCACATGGTGTTTAAAGGGAACCCCGGTACTGGGAAAACAACGGTGGCCAGGATGGTAGCTGCTCTTTTTAATGAAATCGATGTTCTCGAAAAAGGGCATTTCATTGAGGCGGATCGAAGTGATCTCGTCGGTGAGTATATCGGGCATACGGCTCAGAAAACGAAAGACTTAATTCATAAAGCGCTGGGCGGGGTGCTGTTTATCGATGAGGCTTATTCTCTAGCGCGCGGGGGAGAAAAGGATTTTGGGAAGGAAGCGATCGACACGTTGGTCAAGTGCATGGAAGATCACCATGATAAGTTAATTATCATTCTTGCCGGTTATCCGGAAGAAATGGAAGATTTTCTGACAATAAACCCGGGTCTTGCTTCCAGGTTTCCTATTCAGCTGCCTTTCGAGAATTATCAACCGGAGGAGCTTGCCATGATTGCTTCCGGAATGATCAAGGACCGCGATTATCGAATGACTCGCGATGCAGAAAGGAAGCTTTCCCAGCACCTGCGGCTGGTATGCCGCGAACGAAAGAGAAATTTCTCGAACGCCCGCTACGTCAGGAACATGATAGAAGATGCGATCAGGAAGCAGGCGTGGCGTGTCATCAACGGAACGGATTACAAAAAGGAAACGTTGATGACTTTAGGTGCGTCTGATTTTTGTTTCGATGCTTCAGCTCATTTTATTGACTAG